A genomic window from Accipiter gentilis chromosome 1, bAccGen1.1, whole genome shotgun sequence includes:
- the EVX2 gene encoding homeobox even-skipped homolog protein 2, with translation MMERIRKEMILMERGLHSPTAGKRLSNLSDSAGNAVLEALENSPHSGRLSPRLTAASLHSAIGDISAKGKFEIDTLFNLQHPSSESTVSSEIPPSESRKKIALYSEVAQEADMNSDVEVGCSALRSPASLTSSQLKENSNKGYAESSPAPSTPAAAAAAAPAAGIGSLHSGGALGGSAAGADQVRRYRTAFTREQIARLEKEFYRENYVSRPRRCELAAALNLPETTIKVWFQNRRMKDKRQRLAMSWPHPADPSFYTYMMTHAAATGSLPYPFHSHVPLHYYPHVGVTAAAAAAAASGAAAAPFATSIRPLDTFRALSHPYSRPELLCSFRHPGLYQAPAAAAAGLNSSAAASAAAAAAAAAAAAAGSGPPGGSAPCSCLSCHSSQTAAAAAAAASALGSRGAAAADFPCTAAGQRSESGFLPYSAAVLSKAAVASPDQREEAPLTR, from the exons ATGatggaaagaataagaaaagagatGATCCTGATGGAGAGAGGGCTGCACAGCCCTACAGCTGGCAAAAGGCTCTCGAATTTGTCAGACTCAGCTGGAAATGCGGTGCTGGAGGCCCTTGAAAATTCTCCGCACAGTGGTCGCCTCAGCCCGAGACTGACTGCCGCCTCCCTGCACAGCGCTATAGGGGACATCTCCGCCAAAGGCAAATTTGAAATAGACACTTTATTCAATCTTCAGCATCCGAGCAGTGAAAGCACCGTCTCCTCCGAAATCCCGCCGtcggaaagcaggaagaaaatcgCCCTTTATTCCGAAGTTGCTCAAGAGGCAGATATGAACAGTGATGTGGAGGTGGGCTGCTCCGCGCTCCGCTCCCCAGCCAGCCTGACTTCCTCCCAGCTGAAGGAAAACAGTAACAAAG GCTACGCGGAGAGCAGCCCGGCGCCCagcacccccgccgccgccgccgccgccgcccccgccgccggcatCGGCAGCCTGCACAGCGGCGGGGCGCTGGGCGGCTCGGCGGCGGGGGCCGACCAGGTGCGCCGGTACCGCACCGCCTTCACCCGCGAGCAGATCGCCCGCCTGGAGAAGGAGTTTTACCGGGAAAACTACGTGTCGCGGCCGCGGCGCTGCGAGCTGGCCGCCGCCCTCAACCTCCCCGAGACCACCATCAAG GTGTGGTTCCAGAACCGGCGGATGAAGGACAAGCGGCAGCGCCTGGCCATGTCCTGGCCCCACCCGGCCGACCCCAGCTTCTACACCTACATGATGACCCACGCGGCGGCCACGGGCAGCCTGCCCTACCCCTTCCACTCCCACGTCCCGCTCCACTACTACCCGCACGTCGGggtcaccgccgccgccgccgccgccgccgcctcgggcgccgccgccgcgcccttcGCCACCTCCATCCGCCCGCTGGACACCTTCCGCGCCCTCTCGCACCCCTACTCCCGCccggagctgctctgcagcttccGACACCCCGGCCTCTACCaggcgccggccgccgccgccgccggcctcaACAGCAGCGCGGccgcctcggcggcggcggcggcggcggcggccgcggcggcggcggcgggctcggGGCCGCCGGGGGGCTCGGCGCCCTGCTCCTGCCTCAGCTGCCACAGCAGCcagacggcggcggcggcggcggcggcggcctcggcgCTGGGCTCGCGGGGCGCGGCCGCCGCCGACTTCCCCTGcacggcggcggggcagcgctCCGAGAGCGGCTTCCTGCCCTACTCGGCCGCCGTGCTCAGCAAGGCCGCCGTCGCCTCGCCGGACCAGCGGGAGGAGGCGCCGCTCACCAGATAA